In Miscanthus floridulus cultivar M001 chromosome 8, ASM1932011v1, whole genome shotgun sequence, the sequence TGCAGTGTTCCATATACAACGTAGACAAAGTtgagttgaaaataaaagtttaaaaaataaaatacacTTAATAGTTTATAAaatgaaattgagcctaaaatGTAAAGTTTGAAGACTAAaacgatcatcttcatatctctaagatgaaattgagcctaaaaaTAGAGTTTAAGGAGTAAAACAACCGTTTTAAAAGTTCAGGATTGAAACTGAGTGATAGTTGAGGAACCAAAATGACTATTCTACCTTTTTCCCACGCTGGCAAGGAGCCCGCACAAAAATATCACGTACAGGCAGCGCAGGCAGCGCGCAGGTGGAAGGCTGGTCGTGCAGGGCCCACCTCACCCATATCATTATCAGCTCACACACTTTCATCAACAAATTTCAAAAAGTCATAACTTCTAAACTAAATGACCAAATTAAATTCTGATTATACCATCAAGTTTCTTACAATAAATACCCAAAACAAGATCTCACATGAATATATTTAGGTaaaattttattaaaaaatattTATCTTATAAAGAtaaaatattttcttttattaAGCAAAGACAATGTTTTAGATTCAAAGAATAATGTTCCATCTTTATAAGAAAAATATTCTCAGTTTAGAAAAACAGTATTATAGTTTTAGATTCATGAAATTGATATTATAATAtacacaaaaataaataaaaatacataacttaagtaaaaataataaaatctagagcaaagcataagaaaaaaaataaaaacatgtAATAGAGAAAAAATTAAAAGAACATCTCATGGATACTCTTTAAACATATTAAAATATaatatagaacatcacatgtgtactaagtgaacatcactaaatacaccaTAAAATATCACTAAATACATTATAAAACATCGCATATATATTACATGAATATCACTAAGTACATCATATGacatcactaaatacattatagaacatcgcATATATATTAAGTGAACATTACTaatgcatcatagaacatcacatatatactaaaCGAACATCACTAAATGCATCATAGAACATAACTAAATATATTATAGAACATCATTAAATAtattatagaacatcacatgtatactgtgtgaacataaaaaaacactattgaacatcacatatatattacaagaacatcacatgtatattatgTGAATATCAAAAAATACATCATAAAATATTACATGTATATCACGTGAACATTAAAAAACATTACAAAAAAATTACATGTATAACACGTGAACATAAAAAACATAGAACATCATACATGaacacaaaaaatatatatagaacatcaaaaaaataatatgaaaagaaaataaaagaaaaaataaataaaagaaaggtaaaaatataaaaaatgaaaatgatagtaaacacataaaaataataaaaaatgaaagctgcaagaaaaagaaaaaaatgaaaaaagaaataaaagaaaaaaataaagaaagattaAGAAATAAAAACATGAACCAAAGAAAAACATAATAAGAGAAGAAACAAAAGATAATAAATAGAAAGAAATCAAAAGGAAAAagtaaagaaaaaaataaaaatagaacatcacatgtatggcACGCGACATCAAAAAATAAtaacaaaaagaagaaaaagaaataaaaaataaagaaacataaaatataaaaattaaaagaataataaaaaatatagaaaacataaaaataaaataaaataaaataataaagcacaaaaagaaaaaagaaaaagagtaaagaaaaaaaaggaaaaagaaatgaAGAAATACTTAAGTAACTGCTTCCGTACTCTGCATTTCCCGTGTGGGGGCGCGCCTCGTTTTTCCTGCGTCGCTGTTCGGCACGATGCTCTGGTCCGGCCATTCGCCCCCGAAGCTTTTCGCTCATCGTCTCCTTTTGTAAGGATGTCTCCGAGGCCCAAACCTAAAATAGGTCTGCAATAGAAGATCTATAGTCttcaacagagtatctatacAAAAGACCCATTTTGAGTATCAGGAGAAATATAACACAAATCTAAGTATCTACTCTCTTAAGGATCTATTTacaaaaatgattctcttttaggtaTTGTTATTGAAGAAAACTAAAAATAGATATTGAACATTTTATCTATAGCGCTACCTAAACTTACAATGGACGCTGTGTTCTGAATTTTGGGTAAGTGCGTGTTTACTTCGTGAATTTTGGGAAattggctattgtagcactttcgtttttatttggcaattagtatttaatcatggactaattaggctaaaaacgtttgtctcgcgattttcaatcaaactgtgcaattagtttttttcgtctacatttaatgcttcatagcaagatttgatgtgatggtaCTGTATCGTTTTTTtttaactaaacacagcctaaccgTTGCCGGAGGTGCACACAAACTCCCGCGCCGCCGACCCAAAATGGAATCCGCTGACGGCAGGCATGGCACGAAAACTCGGCCCACTCTGCAACGGCCCAACAAAGTGAACAAACACGAAGACCCGTACAACGCGACGTCACGCCCCAACCCGTCCTCTCCAGATCTCAGCCGAACCACCCAGCCGCGCCGCCCTGATGGCCTACACCACCTCGCCGTCGACGTcgacggcagcggcggtggcttgGGCCTTCGCTGCCGCCACCTGCGTGAAGCTCCTCCTCGTCCCCACCTACCGCTCCACCGACTTCGACGTTCACCGCTACTGGCTCGCCCTCACGCACGCGCTCCCCGCGCGGCAGTGGTACACCGACGCCTCCTCCCAGTGGACGCTCGACTACCCGCCCTTCTTCGCCTACTTCTCCCGCCTCCTCTCACTCCCCGCGCCGCTCGTCGACGCCACCCTCGTCTCAGTCCCTGTGCCCGACGCGCCGCCCTTCGCGCATCTCCTCTACCTCCGCCTCACTGTCGTTTTCTCCGACTTCCTCCTCCTCTGGTCCGTCCTCTTATTGGCTAGGGACGCGCGGCGGAAGCAGCGGCCGTTCCTCGCTCTCGCGCTCGTCCTATGGTCGCCGGCGCTGCTCGCTGTCGACCACGTCCACTTCCAGTATAATGGATTCCTCATGGGGCTGCTGCTGCTTTCTCTGCACTTCCTCGAGCAGGGGTGGGATCTTACCGGGGGAGTTGTGTTCGCATGCTTGCTGTGCTCGAAGCACCTGTTCCTCGTGGCAGCGCCTATGTACTTTATGTATTTGTTCCGGCATTATTGCTGTGGCCGGGGTGTCGTGAAGGGGCTGGGAAGGCTCGCGCTGATGGGCTCTGGAGTGGCTGTTGTTTTTGCTGCAGCATTTGCGCCCTTCGTGTACTATGGTCAGGTGAGTGAATCTGGTTACTTGAAGTTTTGGATTCAACAACTTGTTGGTGTCTTAGCTATCTCCATACGGTACTTATCTGTAAACATCTAGTTTGTGATGAAAGTAGGAAATGTGGCTTCTGATTTGTGACGGTTGAGACTTGGTGAGTGATACAGTTAATTCAGTTAATTTGACATTAAATCCGGTAGAGGTTTAAACTTGAGCAGTCCACCGTGTTGCTGAATTTCTTATTATTGGAGCTGGAGCTGTTTCAACTTGTGTAGCTCCGCTAATGAATAATAATATTGGTTTTAGTTGTGATAATTGCTGTGGAGTTTAACTTAGTAATTTTTTTTCTGCTAATCTTGTTATGTCTGCAAGCTCTGAGTTAAAATAATGTTTCCATACAGCTAACCAATCATGCTTATTCTGCATTTTGTGCTATTAATCTTTTTGTCAAATGAGTTTTTGGATTCCTGTACTAGGATATTTGAATGTTTAGAACTCTGCACTCTTAAACAATAGTGATATTGGTAAACTTCAACCTCATCAGAATTTTGGCATTCCACTTTAGCAAATACAAAGATTCTATGTAACAAACATTCATGTACCAGTTTTATTTGCAGTTTGGCTTCATGATTTTATTCCCTTTGATACAAACATTCTATGTAACATTTGTAATCTTTCTGCAGTTAATTCAAATAATTTAATGCTGAATCCTGTGGAGAAGGCCTATAAGTTAGTAGTGCACTGTGTAGCTGTTTTAGCAAATTTCTTGTGTGTTTAAGCTTGCTTCAAATCCATGGAGTTTTCCTTAGTAAGACCATGTTATCCTTGTCTGTCAGCATCTGAGCTAATTGGTGTTTTCATACAAAATTTACCAATGTACTGCTAATACCTGTGCTAATGAAATCTGGGAGTCCTGTAGATATATGAATTTTCAGTGCTCTGCattctttttttgtgtgtgtgtgttttgaaATAATAGGAGGGTCTAGCCTCTACtgattactccctccattccaaattataagacgttttagcttttctagatacatatattttgttatgcacttagatatacattatgtctaaatacatagttaAAGAAAtggcaaaacgtcttataatttggaacggagggagtatatattaacaataagaaaaaaaaagtctGTACAAAGAAGGAGCTCTACACTCGTCAATGCTAAATGGATAAACTGAACTTGGTAGGAAGTTTAGCGCCAGCCTTTAGAAATACATACCCATTTGTCTAGCACGTTGTATTCTTTTGCTTGGCTTTGCAAGGGGTGTAATACAACATTGTCTGTATTATAtgtctttgctattgtggaaaatcCTCTCAgtatattcacatgtataaatgtGGTATTGTTTTAATCTGACTACAATTCTCTGCTCTAATGAAGTAATGATTTTGCAGATGCAACAACTAATTAACCGATTGTTTCCATTTGGACGAGGCCTATGCCATGCTTACTGGGCCCCAAACTTTTGGGTATTCTATATTATACTTGACAAGATTCTTGCATTTCTTCTTAGAAGACTAGGCTTTAACATTGCCATACCTGAAGCTTCATTTACTGGGGGGCTCGTTGGTGATTCATCTCCTTTTGCTGTTCTTCCGAAGGTTCTTTCTTCCACCATCCATTCTGCCTGTTCTTTTTGTTTATTCCATTGAAACGTGATGGGTTTATGATTTCATATCTGTGAACTTAATGGATTGCAGGTCACCCCAATTGCTACATTCTTATTGGTCATTCTTGCCATGGCTCCTTGTCTTATCAAAGCATTCTCTAATCCTCAACCAAAGCATATTATTAGATGGGTCTCATATGCATGCACATGTGGGTTTATGTTTGGATGGCATGTACATGAGAAGGCATCACTTCATTTCACTATCCCACTTGCCCTAATTGCCATGGATAGCTTGAGCGATGCCAGGCATTACTTTTTGTTGTCCATAGGTATGTTTTGTTCTTGGATACAGTTCAATGTTTACTTTGTTCCACTTGCGACATTTCTTGAAGCAACGTTTTTGGGTGCCTTTTCTGCCAATGAAAAAAATGTTCTTTTGCGATCTTGCCCACCTCTGTATCTGCGTTATTCCCATATTATGTTTTTTTTAAGTAGTATTATGATTGTCATGTCAGAAATGTGATAAACCTGGCTAACTGCCAATTAATCATTTGCTTAAAAAAATTGTCTGCAGTTTCATGCTACTCTCTATTCCCATTGCTGTTTGAGAACCAAGAGTACCTGATAAAGGTGATGCTGCTGCTGACCTACGTTGCCCTCATGTGGGTCGGTTTTACGTCTCATTTTGCTGCAAACTCTGATCTGGAAGGAAAGAAAGTAAATCGGTCAGGCAGCACAGTGAAGAAGAATGTCATCATTGGATGGATTGGTTTAAGCTACCTCTTGGGAATTGCAGTTATAGAGTTATGGTCTCAAGTATTTCACCATCATGTATTCGGCGATAGGCTCCCCTTCCTACCTCTCATAATGGTGTCATTCTATTGTGGCCTTGGAATGATGTACTCCTGGGTGTGGCAGCTTGTACATATAGTCAGACACACATGATTTGATTACCGGTCATCAATAGCAGCATtcccttgcctttcttgggttGAGACTAATTGCTATGACATGCTGCCTGGACCGATGCAGCGGCTAACAGTCATGACTCGTGACTGGAACAGCATTTTCTTTTAACTGTCGAAGTCATTGTTTGTGTGCAAAAATTTTTATAGATGTGTGACCGTGTTATGATGTAATGTCAGTTTAAGTAACAGGAAAGCTGCTTGTATCAACCCATGCTTCATGCGTGGCACTTTTCCTCCCATCTTTTACAATTTTTGAGTGTGTATGAAGTATCAACGatttcgacgggtgcgaagggtaaggaagctagtcgaaccaactaggattcgtttaggtagttggaatgtagggtcacttacaggtaagttaagagaattagttgataccgcgactaggaggtgtgtaaatatattatgcgttcaagagactaaatggaagggtcagaaggcgaagaaggtggacaatacaggtttcaagctttggtacacagggacagtcgcgaatagaaatggagtaggagttttgattgataagagccttaagaatagtgtggtgggagtgagaaggcaaggagataggattatcttagtcaagcttgtcgttggtgatatggtcttgaacgtaattagtgcgtatgccccccaagtaagcctcgacgagagtgctaagagacagttctgggaagacttagatggcctggttagagctatatctagtagtgagaagcttttt encodes:
- the LOC136474597 gene encoding dolichyl pyrophosphate Glc1Man9GlcNAc2 alpha-1,3-glucosyltransferase-like, with the translated sequence MAYTTSPSTSTAAAVAWAFAAATCVKLLLVPTYRSTDFDVHRYWLALTHALPARQWYTDASSQWTLDYPPFFAYFSRLLSLPAPLVDATLVSVPVPDAPPFAHLLYLRLTVVFSDFLLLWSVLLLARDARRKQRPFLALALVLWSPALLAVDHVHFQYNGFLMGLLLLSLHFLEQGWDLTGGVVFACLLCSKHLFLVAAPMYFMYLFRHYCCGRGVVKGLGRLALMGSGVAVVFAAAFAPFVYYGQMQQLINRLFPFGRGLCHAYWAPNFWVFYIILDKILAFLLRRLGFNIAIPEASFTGGLVGDSSPFAVLPKVTPIATFLLVILAMAPCLIKAFSNPQPKHIIRWVSYACTCGFMFGWHVHEKASLHFTIPLALIAMDSLSDARHYFLLSIVSCYSLFPLLFENQEYLIKVMLLLTYVALMWVGFTSHFAANSDLEGKKVNRSGSTVKKNVIIGWIGLSYLLGIAVIELWSQVFHHHVFGDRLPFLPLIMVSFYCGLGMMYSWVWQLVHIVRHT